TCATTCTTTCATCATCAAAATTAACCAAAGCTTGCTTTGAATTCTCAACAATCTGCCATTTGCCTTTGAAGATCTCATTCACGCTTCCCGTAACGCCCACATGTGCACTTCCCACATTTAGGAGAACTCCTATGTTGGGAGGGAATAGCTTGCAAAGGTATTCAATGTCACCAACGTTTCTTTGAGCCATTTCTAAAACAACGATCTGTTCTCCACGGTAGGAATTAATTATCGAAAGCGGCAGTCCAATTTCTGAATTGAGGTTTCCTTCATTTTTAAAGGTCCGAATTTCAGCACTGAGCACCTCAGCAACAATCTCTTTTGTCGTCGTCTTACCATTAGATCCCGTTATACCAACAATTTTTGGATTGAATTTTTCCAATATCTTGCTTGCGTACATACCGAGGAAACCAACTGTGCTCGGAACGATCAATTGATTTGGCAATCCTAAGTCACGTTCTACAACAACTGCAAATGCTCCCGCTTGCAGGGCTTGCTTAACAAAATCGTGCCCATCAACTCGATTGCCTTTTATAGCGACAAACACATCACCTGGCTTTACTTCTCTGGAATCTGTAACAAATCGATGACCAACGAGATCCGTAAGTTCCATTTTGTTCTCTCACACTCCATTAAACTTGTCTATTTATCCAGGTCTCTTATATGATTCTTGTTGATCTTCGAAAGAATTATATCCAAAGCGACATCTCTGTCTTTGAAAGGAACTTTTAATGTCTCTGTGAATATTTGATAAGGTTCATGACCTCTACCTGTGATAACTACAACATCTCCGCGTGTTGCCAAAGTTATAGCTGTGTCTATTGCTTCACGCCTATCAAGAACAGTGAGTGAAAGTGAATTGGGTTGAACCCCTTTTTCAACGTCTTTTATAATCGCCTCCGGGTCCTCACCGCGAGGATCGTCTGTTGTAAGTATTGCAATATCAGCAAGTTTTGTTACGACTTCAGCCATCATCGGCCTTTTCCCTTTATCAGCTTGTCCTCCGGCACCGTAAACAACGATAATCCTTCCTTTTGCCAACTTCCTTGCAGCAAGTATTACCTTTTCAAGCGCATCGGGAGAATGAGCAAAATCTATAATCACTTCAATTCCCAGTTTCCTTGCTTCAGGTATTGGTTCGAATCGTCCGTCCACACCTCTAAATGTGCTAACGTAGCTGATAATCTCGTCCGGCTCGTATCCTAACTCGAATAATCCTGCAACAACTAAAGTAACATTGAACGCATTGTAGTCACCTATCATTTGCGTGTAAACTTTCTTCGTACCATAAGGAGAGGTTAACGTAAAGGTTGTTCCATTCCATGTGGTTGATATATCTGAAATCTTGTAAATCGCGCTGTCACTCGTACCGAATGTTATGAGCCTTGGTACTTTTTTACTGACCAAAAGTGGCGCGTAATCCTCGTGAACCACAGCTATTCCGTCCTTTTTGAGCAAATCGAACAGGTGAAGCTTTGAGTTTACGTAGTGTTCGAAAGTCGGATGGTAATCTAAGTGATCCCTGGTTATATTTGTAAGGCCTGCTATATCAAATCTGATAGTTTCAACTCGTGCTTGATGAAGCGAATGGGAGGAAACTTCCATAGAATAATAGCTTCCACCCTTCTTAACAGTTTTAGACATGTTTTCCATAATTGTTAGTGCATCAGGGGTAGTATTGTGTATGTAGAACTTATCACCCACTATATCGTTTATGACCGTTCCTGATAAGCTTCCTGTAAGGCCAAGTTGCTGCATTATATGGTGGAAGAGATGAGCACACGTGGTTTTGCCATTCGTGCCAGTCACTCCGAAGGTTATCAGTTTGTTGTATGGATGTTCGTAGAATTCTGCAGCGAGGAAGGCTTCAGCAAGTCTGCTGTCGTAAACTTGAACATAAGGGAGGTTACTGTTAATCTCTCTTTCAGTGACGAACGCAATAACTCCATTTTCTCTGTAAAGGGTCTCGACTATGGTATGTGAGTCAAAATTGGTTCCCTTTCTACAAATAAACAATGAACCGGGAGTAGCTTTCTTTGAATTGTTGTAAACTCCGGTGATTTCCTTTTCTCTTAGTTCTTCAGGTATGTTGTCAAAAACGATAAACTTTTGGATGGCTTCTAAAAGATGCTTTAGTTTCAAAATAATCCACCCCTTTTACTAGCGCAAGTTTAGGTCAGCTGTTAAAATTATATCACCGCTATAGAATTATTCAACTGCCGACCAGTTCGGAGTCCTTCAAGAGGACGGGACCTTAGCACTTCTCAAACCATTTTCTAATGGTTTTGAATTTTTGTTGCAATTCTTAGATCTTTGATTTAAACAAAAAGTCCCTCAGACTATCTGAGGGACTCAAAAGTGAGAAATTTCGCACTTTTTATCTTTCTAAAGTTTAGCAATCAAGTCGTAGAATTTCTTAAGGTCTTTCTCATCTACGCTCCTTATCCCATGTGATTCAGAGAGTTCCCTTTGAATATTTTCCAAATATCCCAATGCTGTGTTCTTCCAGCTATATCTTTGTGCAAGTTCTATGGATCTTCTGGAATCAAACTTCTCCAAAGCTACCAGTAATTTCACAGCAATATCTTTGGTATCGGTCGGATCTATTAATAATCCTTCGCCATTTGAAAATATCTCAGCTGGCCCTCCGTTTTTCGTAACGACAATTTTCAAACCACATGCAGCTGCTTCAACAACCGCAAGTCCAAATGGTTCATAAAGCGCTGGCAAGACAAATACAGAACCTCTTGCAGCTGATACACGGTATAAACTGGCCAGATGTTTCTGATCCGATATATTAGCAAAGAATACACTCTTTCCTATTTCCTTTCCGGCTTCTTCGATGATCTCTTGCAAAATTAAAGCATCTTCTGATCTTTCTCTACTTACATACTCTAAGACATCGTTAACGCCACGTACGACAATAAGTAGGTTAGCCTTTTCTTTCAAATCTTCGTTTTGCAAGAAAGCTCTAACTACAGCAATGTGGTTCTTTTTTCTGTCCAATCTACTGGACATTATTATAAACGGTAATCTGTGCCTTTTTACAGGAGACTTTGAAAGTAATCGTTCGATGTAGTCGCTTATTTGTTTATCTTCAGGCTTTGGTTCCTGGTTGAAGATTTTATGGTTTATTCCGGGAGGGATAACTTTGAATTTGTCAATGTATGGATCCGCTTCATATAATTTGTGTGAATATTGCTCATATCGTTCCTGATTTGTACTACAAACTATAAAAGAAGCGTATTTTATAGCAAGATTTTCTGCAGCAAGCCGTACGGAGAACTTGTATTTCTTTTCGGCCGCCTCTTGAGACATCCCAGATTCCAAAAGCTTTTCAAGCTTCCATGCCCCAAGTGAATGTGCCGTAAATGAAAATGGTATTCCCGTTTTCTCAAGGAACATTACTCCTGAAATACCACCATCTGCATAGTGGGTTGTCACAAAATCTGGAAATCTGCCTTCTGACTTGTAAAATTCGTAGATCTTCTCAACATAGTCAGGAAGATACTTCCAGAGCTCTTCTTTTGGTAAAAACTTCTGCCCTCCAAACGGTATTCGAACAATACGAACATTTGGTGCTTCAGGATAATAATCGTAGCTTTCCGCAAACTCCGGCCAATCTTTATCAATTATCTGCCTTGTAATAATGTCGACTTCTATCCCCAGCTCGCTCATCGCCTTTGCAAGCTCTTTGACATAAACTAGCTGCCCTCCAAAATCTGGGTGCTCGGTTAGATGACTATCGTTCTTATCAAAATTTCCCTGCGGATTAAAGAATGCTATTTTTTTCACCAAATACCTT
The DNA window shown above is from Fervidobacterium changbaicum and carries:
- a CDS encoding glycosyltransferase; translation: MSERYLVKKIAFFNPQGNFDKNDSHLTEHPDFGGQLVYVKELAKAMSELGIEVDIITRQIIDKDWPEFAESYDYYPEAPNVRIVRIPFGGQKFLPKEELWKYLPDYVEKIYEFYKSEGRFPDFVTTHYADGGISGVMFLEKTGIPFSFTAHSLGAWKLEKLLESGMSQEAAEKKYKFSVRLAAENLAIKYASFIVCSTNQERYEQYSHKLYEADPYIDKFKVIPPGINHKIFNQEPKPEDKQISDYIERLLSKSPVKRHRLPFIIMSSRLDRKKNHIAVVRAFLQNEDLKEKANLLIVVRGVNDVLEYVSRERSEDALILQEIIEEAGKEIGKSVFFANISDQKHLASLYRVSAARGSVFVLPALYEPFGLAVVEAAACGLKIVVTKNGGPAEIFSNGEGLLIDPTDTKDIAVKLLVALEKFDSRRSIELAQRYSWKNTALGYLENIQRELSESHGIRSVDEKDLKKFYDLIAKL
- a CDS encoding UDP-N-acetylmuramoyl-L-alanyl-D-glutamate--2,6-diaminopimelate ligase, which codes for MKLKHLLEAIQKFIVFDNIPEELREKEITGVYNNSKKATPGSLFICRKGTNFDSHTIVETLYRENGVIAFVTEREINSNLPYVQVYDSRLAEAFLAAEFYEHPYNKLITFGVTGTNGKTTCAHLFHHIMQQLGLTGSLSGTVINDIVGDKFYIHNTTPDALTIMENMSKTVKKGGSYYSMEVSSHSLHQARVETIRFDIAGLTNITRDHLDYHPTFEHYVNSKLHLFDLLKKDGIAVVHEDYAPLLVSKKVPRLITFGTSDSAIYKISDISTTWNGTTFTLTSPYGTKKVYTQMIGDYNAFNVTLVVAGLFELGYEPDEIISYVSTFRGVDGRFEPIPEARKLGIEVIIDFAHSPDALEKVILAARKLAKGRIIVVYGAGGQADKGKRPMMAEVVTKLADIAILTTDDPRGEDPEAIIKDVEKGVQPNSLSLTVLDRREAIDTAITLATRGDVVVITGRGHEPYQIFTETLKVPFKDRDVALDIILSKINKNHIRDLDK